Proteins encoded by one window of Azospirillum brasilense:
- a CDS encoding DUF167 domain-containing protein: protein MASPFEAAPFEAVADGVRLALRVTPKASRNAIAGLAATASGGTALKVTVTAVPENGKANEAVVKLLAKAWKLPKTSLTVVAGATDRNKIVHVAGDPADLMRRLTALVETATGEPVSSNGGKSDG, encoded by the coding sequence ATGGCAAGTCCCTTCGAGGCCGCTCCCTTCGAGGCGGTGGCAGACGGCGTCCGGCTGGCGCTGCGGGTGACGCCCAAGGCGTCGCGCAACGCCATCGCCGGGCTGGCCGCCACGGCGTCCGGAGGAACGGCCCTGAAGGTGACCGTCACCGCCGTGCCGGAGAACGGCAAGGCGAACGAGGCGGTGGTGAAACTGCTGGCCAAGGCGTGGAAACTGCCCAAGACCAGCCTGACGGTGGTGGCCGGCGCCACCGACCGGAACAAGATTGTCCATGTGGCCGGCGATCCGGCCGACCTGATGCGCCGGCTGACGGCGCTGGTGGAAACCGCGACCGGCGAGCCGGTGAGCAGCAATGGTGGGAAGAGCGATGGCTGA
- a CDS encoding YggT family protein → MIALYLLIDTVLSLYVWLLIASAVLSWLVAFNVVNTRNRAVYVIGDFLYRITEPVLRPIRRVLPNMGGLDLSPIALILLIFFIRNLMAEYWPRF, encoded by the coding sequence ATGATTGCGCTCTACCTGCTGATCGACACCGTTCTCAGCCTCTATGTGTGGCTGCTCATCGCTTCGGCGGTGCTGAGCTGGCTGGTGGCCTTCAACGTCGTGAACACCCGCAACCGCGCGGTCTATGTCATCGGCGACTTCCTCTACCGCATCACGGAGCCGGTGCTGCGCCCGATCCGCCGCGTCCTGCCGAACATGGGCGGCCTGGACCTGTCGCCGATCGCGCTGATCCTGCTGATCTTCTTCATCCGCAACCTGATGGCGGAATACTGGCCGCGCTTCTGA
- the ccmB gene encoding heme exporter protein CcmB: MTRFLRLIGRDLRLALRQGSDASIAVMFFVLCVVLFPFGVGPEPNILARIAAGVIWVAALLASLLSLERLFQNDYEDGSLELLSLSTLPMEAVVLAKTLAHWLVTGLPLIAAAPLLALLLNMDAEGFGILVLTLLVGTPILSLIGSIGAALTLGARRGGVLLSLLILPLYIPVLIFGAGAIDAALNGLTPRPHLLLLGGLLAGALPLAPWASAAALRQAVE; encoded by the coding sequence ATGACCCGCTTCCTGCGCCTGATCGGGCGCGACCTGCGGCTGGCGCTGCGCCAGGGGTCGGACGCCAGCATCGCCGTGATGTTTTTCGTGCTGTGCGTCGTGCTGTTCCCCTTCGGCGTCGGGCCGGAGCCGAACATCCTCGCCCGCATCGCCGCCGGGGTGATCTGGGTGGCGGCCCTGCTCGCCTCGCTGCTGTCGCTGGAGCGGCTGTTCCAGAACGACTACGAGGACGGCTCGCTGGAGCTGCTGTCGCTGTCCACCCTGCCGATGGAGGCGGTGGTTTTGGCCAAGACGCTGGCCCATTGGCTGGTGACCGGCCTGCCGCTGATCGCCGCCGCCCCGCTGCTGGCGCTGCTGCTGAACATGGACGCCGAGGGCTTCGGGATTCTGGTGCTGACCCTGCTGGTCGGAACGCCGATCCTCAGCCTGATCGGCAGCATCGGGGCGGCGCTGACGCTGGGCGCCCGGCGCGGCGGCGTGCTGCTGTCGCTGCTGATCCTGCCGCTCTACATCCCCGTGCTGATCTTCGGCGCCGGGGCCATCGACGCCGCGCTGAATGGCCTGACCCCGCGCCCGCATCTGCTGCTGCTGGGCGGCCTGTTGGCCGGTGCCCTGCCGCTGGCCCCCTGGGCGAGCGCCGCCGCCCTGCGTCAGGCGGTGGAGTAG
- the ccmA gene encoding heme ABC exporter ATP-binding protein CcmA — MPVFAGSALTCLRGDRLVFTGLDFRIAPGEALFLLGPNGSGKSSLLRVMAGLLKPIRGRLSWDDVPVTDDPDAHRGRIHYVGHLDAVKPVLSAVENLSFWATLGGAADPRGNALKALDRLGVPHIANVPGRYLSAGQKRRLNLARIIAAPAALWLLDEPTVALDRAAIALFEEIIAEHRAGGGMVAVSTHVDIAMPGAGELHLDEFTPVPHDEDDGGEDDEVEEEEDAA, encoded by the coding sequence ATGCCCGTTTTCGCCGGTTCCGCGCTGACCTGCCTCCGTGGCGACCGGCTGGTCTTCACCGGGTTGGACTTCCGGATCGCGCCGGGGGAGGCGCTGTTCCTGCTCGGCCCCAACGGCAGCGGCAAGTCCAGCCTGCTGCGCGTCATGGCCGGGCTGCTCAAGCCGATCCGCGGCCGGCTCTCCTGGGACGATGTGCCGGTGACCGACGATCCCGACGCCCACCGCGGCCGCATCCATTACGTCGGCCATCTCGACGCGGTGAAGCCGGTGCTGAGCGCGGTGGAGAACCTGTCCTTCTGGGCCACGCTGGGCGGCGCCGCCGACCCGCGGGGCAACGCGCTGAAGGCGCTCGACCGGCTGGGCGTGCCGCACATCGCCAACGTGCCGGGGCGCTACCTGTCGGCGGGGCAGAAGCGGCGCCTGAACCTCGCCCGCATCATCGCCGCCCCCGCCGCCCTGTGGCTGCTCGACGAGCCGACCGTGGCGCTCGACCGAGCGGCGATCGCCCTGTTCGAGGAGATCATCGCGGAGCACCGGGCCGGCGGCGGCATGGTCGCCGTCTCCACCCATGTGGACATCGCCATGCCCGGCGCCGGCGAGCTGCACCTCGACGAATTCACCCCCGTCCCCCATGACGAGGACGACGGGGGCGAGGACGACGAGGTTGAGGAAGAGGAGGACGCGGCATGA
- a CDS encoding putative transporter, whose product MTLLIDLFNGLPDIARIMLMLSVVAASGLALGQVKVRGVGLGIGGVLFAGIAAGHVAKALGLTFDHHVLHFMREFGLILFVYTIGVQVGPGFFAALKKSGLTLNLLAASLVGLGVLVAVAIHEIGGVPLPAVLGIFSGAVTNTPSLGAAQEMLREVGASAAEINTPSLGYAVAYPFGIVGILITMGLIRVLFRIDPAAEAEAFERKRRAQVETLETLDVAVRNRSAMGLPLRDMALFGDQGVMISRLLREGRLQVPHPDTCLRAGDVVHLVGPRVKLEATKRLLGEAAEVTLTTKGTDMRWDRLVVTNEHVLGKAIGQLDLADAYDVVVSRVNRAGVELVPSPALHLQFGDILTAIGKPSDLQRVAALMGNSARRLQQVEFVPVFIGILLGVLLGSIPFYIPGMPAPLKLGLAGGPLVAAILLARIGHIGPLVWFMPPAANMALREIGIVLFLAVVGLMSGDRFVETLVHGDGLLWIGCGVLVTLIPLLVVGVVARACARQNYLTICGLLSGSMTDPPALAFANAMSASEAPALAYATVYPMVMFLRILAPQLIVLFLW is encoded by the coding sequence ATGACCCTGCTGATCGACCTGTTCAACGGCCTTCCCGACATCGCCCGCATCATGCTGATGCTCAGCGTGGTGGCGGCGTCGGGGCTGGCGCTGGGGCAGGTCAAGGTGCGCGGCGTGGGGCTGGGCATCGGCGGGGTGCTGTTCGCCGGGATCGCCGCGGGGCACGTCGCCAAGGCGCTGGGCCTGACCTTCGACCATCACGTCCTGCATTTCATGCGGGAGTTCGGACTGATCCTGTTCGTCTACACCATCGGCGTGCAGGTCGGCCCCGGCTTCTTCGCCGCCCTGAAGAAGTCCGGCCTGACGCTGAACCTGCTGGCCGCCTCCCTGGTCGGGCTAGGGGTGCTGGTGGCGGTGGCGATCCACGAGATCGGTGGGGTGCCGCTGCCGGCGGTGCTGGGCATCTTCTCCGGCGCCGTCACCAACACACCGTCGCTGGGCGCCGCGCAGGAGATGCTGCGCGAGGTCGGGGCCTCGGCGGCGGAGATCAACACGCCCAGCCTCGGCTACGCCGTCGCCTACCCCTTCGGCATCGTCGGCATCCTCATCACCATGGGACTGATCCGCGTCCTCTTCCGCATCGACCCGGCGGCGGAAGCCGAGGCCTTCGAGCGCAAGCGCCGCGCCCAGGTGGAAACCTTGGAGACGCTGGACGTCGCCGTGCGCAACCGGTCGGCAATGGGGCTGCCGCTGCGCGACATGGCGCTGTTCGGCGACCAGGGGGTGATGATTTCCCGCCTGCTGCGCGAGGGGCGCCTCCAGGTGCCGCACCCGGACACCTGCCTGCGCGCCGGCGACGTCGTGCATCTGGTCGGGCCGCGGGTCAAGCTGGAGGCGACGAAGCGGCTGCTCGGCGAGGCGGCGGAGGTCACCCTGACCACCAAGGGCACCGACATGCGCTGGGACCGGCTGGTCGTCACCAACGAGCATGTGCTGGGCAAGGCCATCGGCCAGCTCGACCTCGCCGACGCCTACGACGTGGTGGTCAGCCGGGTCAACCGCGCGGGCGTGGAGCTGGTGCCGAGCCCGGCCCTGCACCTCCAGTTCGGCGACATCCTGACCGCCATCGGCAAGCCGTCGGACCTCCAGCGGGTGGCGGCGCTGATGGGCAACTCGGCGCGGCGGCTCCAGCAGGTGGAGTTCGTGCCGGTCTTCATCGGCATCCTGCTCGGCGTGCTGCTCGGCTCCATCCCCTTCTACATTCCGGGGATGCCGGCGCCGCTGAAGCTGGGTCTGGCCGGCGGGCCGCTGGTGGCGGCGATCCTGCTGGCGCGCATCGGCCACATCGGGCCGCTGGTCTGGTTCATGCCGCCCGCCGCCAACATGGCGCTGCGCGAGATCGGCATCGTCCTGTTCCTGGCGGTGGTCGGGCTGATGTCCGGCGACCGCTTCGTTGAGACTCTGGTGCACGGCGACGGGCTGTTGTGGATCGGCTGCGGCGTGCTGGTGACGCTGATCCCGCTGCTCGTCGTCGGCGTCGTCGCGCGGGCCTGCGCCCGGCAGAACTACCTGACGATCTGCGGCCTGCTGTCCGGCAGCATGACGGACCCGCCCGCGCTCGCCTTTGCAAACGCAATGAGCGCATCGGAGGCTCCCGCCCTCGCCTATGCCACTGTTTACCCTATGGTTATGTTTCTGCGTATCCTTGCACCGCAGTTGATCGTCCTGTTCCTCTGGTAA